The following are from one region of the Mycolicibacterium helvum genome:
- a CDS encoding alpha/beta hydrolase family protein, with the protein MSLGLDDIAGVAHRPAGPPAGVVMLTHGAGGSRESPLLIRICDEWAARGWLAVRYNLPYRRRRPKGPPSGSAAGDRDGIVEALTLARTLADGPVIAGGHSYGGRQTSMVAAEHPELVDLLTLFSYPLHPPGKPDRLRTEHFGAITVSTVFTHGTSDPFGSIEEVRDAVRAIPGPVEIVEITGARHDLGSTSLDVPALAVDAALRALSDPPSAT; encoded by the coding sequence GTGAGCCTCGGCCTCGACGACATCGCCGGCGTCGCTCACCGGCCGGCGGGCCCACCGGCAGGTGTCGTGATGCTGACCCACGGGGCCGGCGGCAGCCGGGAGTCCCCGCTGCTGATCCGGATCTGCGATGAGTGGGCGGCCCGCGGCTGGCTGGCGGTGCGCTACAACCTGCCGTACCGGCGGCGTCGGCCGAAGGGGCCACCGTCGGGATCGGCGGCCGGCGACCGTGACGGCATCGTCGAGGCGCTCACGCTGGCCCGCACGCTAGCCGACGGTCCGGTGATCGCGGGCGGGCATTCCTACGGTGGCAGGCAGACCTCGATGGTCGCCGCCGAGCACCCCGAGCTCGTCGACCTGCTGACCCTGTTCTCGTATCCGCTGCATCCGCCCGGCAAGCCCGACCGGCTGCGCACCGAACACTTCGGCGCCATCACCGTCTCGACCGTGTTCACTCACGGCACCTCCGACCCGTTCGGCAGCATCGAGGAAGTTCGCGACGCAGTCCGCGCAATCCCCGGGCCCGTCGAGATCGTCGAGATCACCGGGGCGCGCCACGATCTCGGGTCCACGTCACTCGATGTCCCGGCGCTCGCGGTCGATGCGGCCCTTCGAGCGCTGAGCGACCCACCTTCGGCGACATAG